In one Lolium rigidum isolate FL_2022 chromosome 3, APGP_CSIRO_Lrig_0.1, whole genome shotgun sequence genomic region, the following are encoded:
- the LOC124700587 gene encoding serine/threonine-protein kinase Aurora-3-like, with translation MERPQWSLSDFEVGKFIGEGKFGKVYLGREKQSGYVVALKVIFKRKLEKYRFHAHLRREIEIQRGLDHPNVLRLFAWFHDADRVVLVLEYAARGELYKLLRSVGHFSERTAATYVASLAGALAYCHKKQVIHRDIKPENLLLDIEGRLKIADFGWAVRSNAKRHTLCGTIDYLAPEMVEKKAHDYAVDNWTLGILCYEFLYGSPPFEAAEQNDTLMRIVKVDLLFPSTPCISADAKDLICKLLVKDSSKRISLDDILKHPWIIKNAEPSGSISPSERS, from the exons ATGGAGCGGCCGCAGTGGAGCCTCTCCGACTTCGAGGTCGGCAAGTTCATCGGCGAGGGCAAGTTCGGCAAGGTCTACCTCGGCCGGGAGAAGCAG AGCGGCTACGTGGTGGCGCTCAAGGTGATCTTCAAGAGGAAGCTGGAGAAGTACCGGTTCCACGCGCACCTGCGGCGGGAGATCGAGATCCAGCGCGGCCTCGACCACCCCAACgtgctccgcctcttcgcctggtTCCACGACGCCGACcgagtcgtcctcgtcctcgagtACGCCGCGCGCGGGGAGCTCTACAAGCTCCTCCGCAGCGTCGGCCACTTCTCCGAGCGGACTGCCGCCACC TATGTTGCAAGCCTTGCTGGTGCTCTGGCATACTGTCACAAAAAGCAGGTAATTCACAGGGACATCAAGCCGGAAAATTTGCTCCTTGATATTGAG GGCCGGCTTAAGATTGCTGATTTCGGATGGGCAGTTAGATCAAATGCTAAACGCCACACACTATGTGGTACAATCGATTACCTGGCACCAGAGATGGTAGAGAAAAAGGCTCACGATTATGCCGTTGATAACTGGACATTAGGAATCCTGTGCTATGAGTTCTTATATGGCTCACCACCTTTTGAAGCTGCAGAACAGAATGATACCCTGATGAG GATCGTTAAAGTGGACTTGCTGTTCCCTTCGACTCCTTGCATATCTGCAGATGCCAAGGATCTCATTTGCAAG CTGCTAGTGAAGGATTCAAGCAAGAGGATCTCTCTTGACGATATATTGAAGCACCCGTGGATTATAAAGAATGCAGAGCCTTCAGGGAGTATAAGCCCCTCAGAAAGATCCTGA